CGGTGATGGGGGTCGCGCCGCGGTAGGCGTTCGCCGATACGACCGTTTCTCCGAGGTCGTTCGCCGTCGCCGCCCCGTACGGGCCGTCCAGGAGGGGGAGTTGGGTTCCCTCGACCAGGTGGAGTACGTCGTCGCCGGTGACCGTCGCGACGCGCAGGCCGTCGAGGCCCAGGCGGTGGGCCACCTCGGCGACGACCCGGGCGGCGGCCGTCGGGTTGGCCGCGCCCATGTTGGTGATGACGCGGGTGCCCTGGCGGGCGCAGGGTTCGAGTACGGCTTCCATGCGCTCCTCCAGCCGGCGGGGCTCGGTGTCAGTGCCGTACCTCGGCTGGTGCTGCCTCTGATGGCCTTCGGGCGACTGGTGACACGGCCGTTGAACGACCCCGGTACGGTACGGAAGTTGGCGGTCTACACGCCGCATACGCCTGTGCTGCCGGCGGGGTCCGCGTACTTCCTGCACCGGCTTCTGCATACCGCGGGTGCTGAGCGTGACGAGCGCGGAGACGAGGGGGAGAGACGTGTCTGAAGAGCCCGGGGATGTCGTCGTCTACTGGCGGCCCATGTGCCCGTACTGCATGAAGCTTCTCGCCCAACTCCGGTTCACGCGGCTGCGGTTCACCAAGGTGAACATCTGGCAGGACACCGACGCGGCGGCGTTCGTCCGCTCCGTCGCGGACGGGAACGAGACCGTGCCGACGGTGACCGTGGCGGGGCGGGCGATGGTGAATCCGTCGAAGAGGGAGCTGTTGGACGCGGTGGCGGCTTATGCGCCTCATCTGTTGCCGGAGGAGGAGAGCGGCTGACCGTCCGGTTCATACGGCGCCGAGGAAACCCGGGTCGGTGCCGTTGAGTTGGAGGCATGTGTCGCGGCTCAGGGCCAGGATTTCCGCCATGGAGATCGGGCGACGGCTGGTTGCCGCCAGGTCCTGGCGGGCCTCGGCCGACCACAGTGGGGGAAAGACCGAGAGTC
The nucleotide sequence above comes from Streptomyces sp. N50. Encoded proteins:
- a CDS encoding glutaredoxin domain-containing protein; protein product: MSEEPGDVVVYWRPMCPYCMKLLAQLRFTRLRFTKVNIWQDTDAAAFVRSVADGNETVPTVTVAGRAMVNPSKRELLDAVAAYAPHLLPEEESG